In one Mus caroli chromosome 14, CAROLI_EIJ_v1.1, whole genome shotgun sequence genomic region, the following are encoded:
- the Mettl6 gene encoding methyltransferase-like protein 6 isoform X3, whose amino-acid sequence MASFQRKGLQARILSTEEEEKLKRDQALVSAFKQQKLEKEAQKNWDLFYKRNSTNFFKDRHWTTREFEELRSCREYEGQKLTLLEAGCGVGNCLFPLLEEDLNLFAYACDFSPRAVDYVKQHPLYNAERCKVFQCDLTRDNLLDHVPPESVDAVTLIFVLSAVHPEKMRLVLLNVYKVLKPGRSVLFRDYGLNDHAMLRFKAGSKLGENFYVRQDGTRSYFFTDVLLPQDEKQRRKNHLEASGAASLEYTVWET is encoded by the exons ATGGCTTCTTTCCAAAGGAAAGGACTGCAAGCAAGGATTCTTAGcactgaagaagaggagaaactgAAAAGAGACCAAGCTTTGGTGTCTGCTTTTAAACAGCAAAAACTGGAAAAAGAAGCTCAGAAGAACTGGGAccttttttataaaagaaacagtaCCAATTTTTTCAAGgacagacactggaccaccagagAGTTTGAGGAGTTGAGATCATGTAGGGAG TATGAAGGTCAGAAATTGACTTTGTTGGAGGCTGGCTGTGGGGTTGGGAACTGTTTATTCCCACTTTTAGAAGAAGACTTGAATCTCTTTGCCTATGCCTGTGATTTTTCTCCAAGGGCAGTTGACTACGTGAAG CAACATCCTTTGTACAATGCAGAGAGATGCAAAGTGTTCCAGTGTGACCTCACTAGAGACAACCTTCTTGACCACGTCCCACCAGAGTCTGTGGATGCCGTTACACTGATCTTTGTGCTCTCAGCTGTGCACCCTGAGAAGATGCGCCTTGTCTTACTAAACGTGTACAAG GTATTAAAACCAGGCAGAAGTGTCTTGTTCCGTGACTACGGGCTGAATGATCACGCCATGCTTAGATTTAAAGCCGGAAGCAAACTTGGAGAAAATTTTTATGTCAGGCAAGATGGAACCAGATCGTATTTTTTTACTGATG TACTCCTACCTCAAGATGAGAAGCAGAGACGGAAGAACCATCTGGAAGCCTCAGGAGCAGCCAGCCTGGAGTACACGGTGTGGGAGACCTAG
- the Mettl6 gene encoding methyltransferase-like protein 6 isoform X5 has translation MASFQRKGLQARILSTEEEEKLKRDQALVSAFKQQKLEKEAQKNWDLFYKRNSTNFFKDRHWTTREFEELRSCREYEGQKLTLLEAGCGVGNCLFPLLEEDLNLFAYACDFSPRAVDYVKQHPLYNAERCKVFQCDLTRDNLLDHVPPESVDAVTLIFVLSAVHPEKMRLVLLNVYKVLKPGRSVLFRDYGLNDHAMLRFKAGSKLGENFYVRQDGTRSYFFTDGVCRSHQRCQSSWD, from the exons ATGGCTTCTTTCCAAAGGAAAGGACTGCAAGCAAGGATTCTTAGcactgaagaagaggagaaactgAAAAGAGACCAAGCTTTGGTGTCTGCTTTTAAACAGCAAAAACTGGAAAAAGAAGCTCAGAAGAACTGGGAccttttttataaaagaaacagtaCCAATTTTTTCAAGgacagacactggaccaccagagAGTTTGAGGAGTTGAGATCATGTAGGGAG TATGAAGGTCAGAAATTGACTTTGTTGGAGGCTGGCTGTGGGGTTGGGAACTGTTTATTCCCACTTTTAGAAGAAGACTTGAATCTCTTTGCCTATGCCTGTGATTTTTCTCCAAGGGCAGTTGACTACGTGAAG CAACATCCTTTGTACAATGCAGAGAGATGCAAAGTGTTCCAGTGTGACCTCACTAGAGACAACCTTCTTGACCACGTCCCACCAGAGTCTGTGGATGCCGTTACACTGATCTTTGTGCTCTCAGCTGTGCACCCTGAGAAGATGCGCCTTGTCTTACTAAACGTGTACAAG GTATTAAAACCAGGCAGAAGTGTCTTGTTCCGTGACTACGGGCTGAATGATCACGCCATGCTTAGATTTAAAGCCGGAAGCAAACTTGGAGAAAATTTTTATGTCAGGCAAGATGGAACCAGATCGTATTTTTTTACTGATG GTGTGTGCAGAAGTCATCAGAGGTGCCAGAgttcctgggactga
- the Mettl6 gene encoding methyltransferase-like protein 6 isoform X4 yields the protein MASFQRKGLQARILSTEEEEKLKRDQALVSAFKQQKLEKEAQKNWDLFYKRNSTNFFKDRHWTTREFEELRSCREYEGQKLTLLEAGCGVGNCLFPLLEEDLNLFAYACDFSPRAVDYVKQHPLYNAERCKVFQCDLTRDNLLDHVPPESVDAVTLIFVLSAVHPEKMRLVLLNVYKVLKPGRSVLFRDYGLNDHAMLRFKAGSKLGENFYVRQDGTRSYFFTDGGQPQVILERTQVQFPAPIW from the exons ATGGCTTCTTTCCAAAGGAAAGGACTGCAAGCAAGGATTCTTAGcactgaagaagaggagaaactgAAAAGAGACCAAGCTTTGGTGTCTGCTTTTAAACAGCAAAAACTGGAAAAAGAAGCTCAGAAGAACTGGGAccttttttataaaagaaacagtaCCAATTTTTTCAAGgacagacactggaccaccagagAGTTTGAGGAGTTGAGATCATGTAGGGAG TATGAAGGTCAGAAATTGACTTTGTTGGAGGCTGGCTGTGGGGTTGGGAACTGTTTATTCCCACTTTTAGAAGAAGACTTGAATCTCTTTGCCTATGCCTGTGATTTTTCTCCAAGGGCAGTTGACTACGTGAAG CAACATCCTTTGTACAATGCAGAGAGATGCAAAGTGTTCCAGTGTGACCTCACTAGAGACAACCTTCTTGACCACGTCCCACCAGAGTCTGTGGATGCCGTTACACTGATCTTTGTGCTCTCAGCTGTGCACCCTGAGAAGATGCGCCTTGTCTTACTAAACGTGTACAAG GTATTAAAACCAGGCAGAAGTGTCTTGTTCCGTGACTACGGGCTGAATGATCACGCCATGCTTAGATTTAAAGCCGGAAGCAAACTTGGAGAAAATTTTTATGTCAGGCAAGATGGAACCAGATCGTATTTTTTTACTGATG GGGGTCAACCTCAGGTTATCTTggaaaggacccaagttcaattcccagcacccatttggtag
- the Mettl6 gene encoding methyltransferase-like protein 6 isoform X2, translated as MASFQRKGLQARILSTEEEEKLKRDQALVSAFKQQKLEKEAQKNWDLFYKRNSTNFFKDRHWTTREFEELRSCREYEGQKLTLLEAGCGVGNCLFPLLEEDLNLFAYACDFSPRAVDYVKQHPLYNAERCKVFQCDLTRDNLLDHVPPESVDAVTLIFVLSAVHPEKMRLVLLNVYKVLKPGRSVLFRDYGLNDHAMLRFKAGSKLGENFYVRQDGTRSYFFTDEFLAQLFVDAGYEEVVNEYVFRETVNKKEGLCVPRVFLQSKFRKPPKDPAPTSDSASL; from the exons ATGGCTTCTTTCCAAAGGAAAGGACTGCAAGCAAGGATTCTTAGcactgaagaagaggagaaactgAAAAGAGACCAAGCTTTGGTGTCTGCTTTTAAACAGCAAAAACTGGAAAAAGAAGCTCAGAAGAACTGGGAccttttttataaaagaaacagtaCCAATTTTTTCAAGgacagacactggaccaccagagAGTTTGAGGAGTTGAGATCATGTAGGGAG TATGAAGGTCAGAAATTGACTTTGTTGGAGGCTGGCTGTGGGGTTGGGAACTGTTTATTCCCACTTTTAGAAGAAGACTTGAATCTCTTTGCCTATGCCTGTGATTTTTCTCCAAGGGCAGTTGACTACGTGAAG CAACATCCTTTGTACAATGCAGAGAGATGCAAAGTGTTCCAGTGTGACCTCACTAGAGACAACCTTCTTGACCACGTCCCACCAGAGTCTGTGGATGCCGTTACACTGATCTTTGTGCTCTCAGCTGTGCACCCTGAGAAGATGCGCCTTGTCTTACTAAACGTGTACAAG GTATTAAAACCAGGCAGAAGTGTCTTGTTCCGTGACTACGGGCTGAATGATCACGCCATGCTTAGATTTAAAGCCGGAAGCAAACTTGGAGAAAATTTTTATGTCAGGCAAGATGGAACCAGATCGTATTTTTTTACTGATG AATTCCTGGCGCAGCTCTTTGTGGATGCAGGTTATGAAGAAGTGGTGAACGAGTATGTGTTTCGAGAGACAGTGAATAAAAAAGAGGGCCTGTGTGTGCCTCGAGTTTTCCTTCAGAGCAAGTTCCGGAAGCCTCCGAAGGACCCAGCCCCTACCAGTGACTCTGCTTCACTTTGA
- the Mettl6 gene encoding methyltransferase-like protein 6 isoform X1 yields the protein MASFQRKGLQARILSTEEEEKLKRDQALVSAFKQQKLEKEAQKNWDLFYKRNSTNFFKDRHWTTREFEELRSCREYEGQKLTLLEAGCGVGNCLFPLLEEDLNLFAYACDFSPRAVDYVKQHPLYNAERCKVFQCDLTRDNLLDHVPPESVDAVTLIFVLSAVHPEKMRLVLLNVYKVLKPGRSVLFRDYGLNDHAMLRFKAGSKLGENFYVRQDGTRSYFFTDELQCQAKHLGGRGRQSSEFENRVVYRAASKTASATQRNPITIIPQKKVRWRAGKMALLLRIPPEDLDLNPSSHMVTNK from the exons ATGGCTTCTTTCCAAAGGAAAGGACTGCAAGCAAGGATTCTTAGcactgaagaagaggagaaactgAAAAGAGACCAAGCTTTGGTGTCTGCTTTTAAACAGCAAAAACTGGAAAAAGAAGCTCAGAAGAACTGGGAccttttttataaaagaaacagtaCCAATTTTTTCAAGgacagacactggaccaccagagAGTTTGAGGAGTTGAGATCATGTAGGGAG TATGAAGGTCAGAAATTGACTTTGTTGGAGGCTGGCTGTGGGGTTGGGAACTGTTTATTCCCACTTTTAGAAGAAGACTTGAATCTCTTTGCCTATGCCTGTGATTTTTCTCCAAGGGCAGTTGACTACGTGAAG CAACATCCTTTGTACAATGCAGAGAGATGCAAAGTGTTCCAGTGTGACCTCACTAGAGACAACCTTCTTGACCACGTCCCACCAGAGTCTGTGGATGCCGTTACACTGATCTTTGTGCTCTCAGCTGTGCACCCTGAGAAGATGCGCCTTGTCTTACTAAACGTGTACAAG GTATTAAAACCAGGCAGAAGTGTCTTGTTCCGTGACTACGGGCTGAATGATCACGCCATGCTTAGATTTAAAGCCGGAAGCAAACTTGGAGAAAATTTTTATGTCAGGCAAGATGGAACCAGATCGTATTTTTTTACTGATG AGTTGCAGTGTCAAgccaagcatttgggaggcagaggcaggcagagctctgagtttgagaacagAGTGGTCTACAGAGCAGCTTCCAAGAcggccagtgctacacagagaaaccctatcaccATCATCCCCCAAAAGAAAGTAAGgtggagggctggaaagatggctctgttgTTAAGGATACctccagaggacctagatttgaatcccagcagccacatggtgactaACAAATGA